The Mustela erminea isolate mMusErm1 chromosome 10, mMusErm1.Pri, whole genome shotgun sequence genomic sequence GGGGCTCAGCGGGGACTGGTGGAGCACAGCACAGGAGTGCAGTCTCGGGAGGCAGACCTTCTGGGTTTGGGTGCACAGGTTGGTTCATCTCcagaagcctcagtttcctcataacTGCAGTGGAGATGATACAAGCATATACCTAATGACGTTGTCTGGAGATGGAGGGGGAAATCGCTTAACTTGGCATTGGGTCTGGCACACGGTAAGCCCTTActaaccaaaagaacagtaaggGAGTGATGAAGATCAACCAGATGCATTTCTCATTACCAGCGGGCAGCCAGCTTTGGTTTACTACATTAAGAAAAGATTAGGAATAAAAATAGCACATCCGctcccaccaccactgccaccaccccaACTTGCCATCTGCTCTCAGGCCAATCTTTTCCCATCTCTGATCCTTGGTTTCTCCTTTCTGTAGAAAGGAGGTTCGGACTACATGATGGCTCAAGTCTGTTTCATGTGCTGCATCTCTACCAGATAAACTTCTGCCCACTGCGTGCTTCTAGACACACCTCCTGAGCCCCTGTCCACACATAGAGTCACAGTGAGCATCCGGGATACACAGGTGtatcctgcccagcccagccctggtcTCTTTTGCGTGTCTCCAAGATTTCGCTTATGTTGGTCTCTCTGAAGTCACTTGCAGAAACTCAGCCCTGCTGGTCATCCCTCAGTGCCACAGCCTGCCAAGAGCGAACCCATGAGCATCTGGAGAGTGAGGAAAGCTAGACACTCTATCATGAGGGTTGCAGAGAGGGAGGTGGCTGTTATACCCATTGTGGGGCCCCAAGATTCAGCCTCGTTGTGACTGACCACTTTGGGCCTTTCTCTTCTAGGCCATCATGAAGAAGCCACGAACAGCTGTGAGGAGTCATCACAGGAAACAGGCATCCCaccaggagggaaaaaagaagtgtGTCCTTAGCAGCAGTCGGGTCAAGCCTTCTACCCCAAATGGTGAGGAGCTCAGTCCTAGTCAAAGACAAAGGTGCTGGATTCATTGGTCATGAAAAGGAGGGAGATTCGGGCTGGGAAAGGAGCACAGTTATGTGTGAGGACCTTACGGGACTAATTAAGGTCTCTTCTGACTTTGCTGTGTCACTTTGGGATGATTGCCCTGAACGGCTGCTTTCTTACCAGTGAAATGGAGTGGTTGTCTGTGCATTTCCTTCCTCTTGTGGCTTTCATGGGATCAGTTGAGCTTATGAGCCCGAAAATGTCTTGTAAATGGGAAAGCCCTGCACACGTATACATTATGCTTGGCTGAAACTGTTGGGTGTTCATTGTGACCCAGAGTCAAAGAAGGTGGTGGTACCACCCTGGGAAAATTAAGGCTGGCAATCTGGCTCAGGTTACATACAGCTAGAGAATTCTGATCTGATTTCAGATCCAAAGCTTAAGcaaggggttgggggtaggggacaCCCTAAGTGGGAGCATCCGGGCTGCAGTGCCCTGGGTACCTGGTGCACGGCCTAGGCAGGGATGATACCTGAGTTTCCTGTGGTCCCAGCAGACTTGGCCAGGCGGCAGAAGGACGTGGTGTTGCAGGCCTTCTCCCCGTACCATCTCTTCAGAGACACAGCTGAGGTCACAGTCTTTCGGGAGAAGCTACTGAGCTGGTACGACCGAGAGAAGCGGGACCTACCCTGGAGAAGGCGGGTAAGCAGGCGAGGGACAGGGAGAGCAGGGTGGGAGGTGGATGCCCAGCGGTCTCCATACTGACTCCTTCCCTGGGACTGCTTTGGCAGGCGGAGGGGGAGGTGGACCTGGACAGGCGGGCATATGCTGGTGAGTGCATGTCTTGGGACCTGGGCTGCTTTGCCTGGATGCCTACTGGTCTGGGGTCTAGGGGCTGTGTGCTGGGAACAGGGCAGGTCGGCCACGCCCTCAtgccaacccctctcccccagtgTGGGTCTCAGAGGTCATGCTGCAGCAGACCCAGGTTGCCACGGTGATCGACTATTATACCCGATGGATGCAGGTGActccagggaaggaaggggagggtcaTGAGCCAGACCCCAGAGAGAGCCCAGCCTTTGGGGTAGGGGTGAAGAAGGTTTCCTCCACTTCCCTTGACTTTGAGCTTGCTCCTTTTTGTTTGCCTTCGAGCTATAGAAGTGGCCAACGCTGCAGGACCTGGCCAGTGCTTCCTTGGAGGTAAGAGtcatcctggggtggggggagtggggacaaGTGAGGACTGACCACTGATCTCTCTGCTCTCACCCAAAGGAGGTCAACCAGCTCTGGGCGGGCCTGGGCTACTATTCTCGAGCCCGGCGGCTGCAGGAGGGAGCCCGGAAGGTGAGGGAGTGACAGGGGGTGACAGGTAAAGGGGTGAGGCCCAGGGCCTCAGGTGTTTCATAACCTAGAGCCTCCCCGGTCCTCACAATCAGGTGGTAGAGGAGCTAGGCGGCCACGTGCCACGTACAGCAGAGACCCTGCAGCAGTTCCTGCCTGGCGTGGGGCGGTACACAGCTGGAGCCATTGCCTCCATTGCCTTTGGACAGGTGAGTCCCCAGCCCACCCCGGCCTGGTGCGTGCCCACCCTTCTTCCTCCCAGAACAGGCTAACTCCCAGATTCCTTTGTGCCAGGCAGCCGGTGTGGTAGACGGGAATGTCGTACGGGTCCTGTGCCGAGTCCGAGCCATTGGTGCGGATCCCAGCAGCACCCTCGTCTCCCAGCATCTCTGGTaggatctcggggtcatggggaGACCGGGAAGGGTGTCTCTAAAGTGTCTCTGGCTCACAGCCACGTTCCCTTGTAGGAGCTTAGCCCAGCAGCTGGTAGACCCTGCCCGGCCCGGGGACTCAAACCAAGCGGCCATGGAGCTGGGGGCCACAGTGTGCACCCCGCAGCACCCACGCTGCAGCcagtgcccagtgcagagcctgtgCCGTGCACACTGGAGGGTGAGCcatttggggaaggggcaggcaggggccctAGAGGGCAGCCCCTGCTGCATGACATCTGCCTCATGCCCCTTAGGTGGAGCGGGAACAGCGCTTGGCCCTGCAGAACCTGCCAGGGAGCCCCGACGTGGAGGAGTGCGGTGAGTGCCAGCCCCAGCCCTTTACTGCAGCGTTGGGGACCTGCTTGTGGAAGCCTCATTCCAGTTTGTCCTACACCCCGAATAAGACTCTGCAGAGCTGGGCCCTGGCCTGCTCTCAGGGCCTAGCAGCACTTGAGGctctctcttcccagcccccagcacgGGGCAGTGCCAGCTGTGTGCGCCTCCCATGGAGCCCTGGGACCAGACCCTGGGAGTGACCAACTTCCCCAGAAAAGCCAGCCGCAGGCCCCCCAGGGAGGAGTGCTCTGCCGTCTGTGTTCTGGAGCAGCCCAGGGCCCGTGGAGGTCCTCGAATTCTGCTGGTGCAGAGGCCCAGCTCAGGTAGCTAGATCCTCGGAGCCCAGGGTGGTGGCAGGAGCACCAAGGGGGACACGGAGGCGTTGACAGCTAACGCCTGGCCACACCTGGCTGCCCTTTCTCTCAGGTTTGCTGGCAGGACTGTGGGAGTTCCCCTGTGTGACTGCAGAGCCCTCCGGGCCATGTGAGCGCGAGGCCCTGCTGGGGGAGCTGCAGCGCTGGGCTGGGCCCCTCCCAGCCACCCACCTCCAGCACCTGGGGCAGGTGAGGGACCCAAGCGAGGGGCAGGGGTCTTGGCTTCTGTGGGCACATTCATGGGCCTGTTTCAGCCCCTTGGTTCTCCCTCCAGGTGGTCCACACCTTCTCTCACATCAAGCTGACATATCAAGTATACAGTCTGGCCCTGGACGGGCACACCCCAGTGACCGTCACGCCACCTGGCGCTCGCTGGCTGACCCGCGAGGAGTTTCACACTGCTGCTGTCTCCACCGCTATGAAAAAGGCACTACTTGTGTTGTCTTCCTTGTACTTTTTTGTGTTTCCTGTATGTTCTTTGTGAACCTATTACCATGTAAACAGGGAAACACAAAAGCTATTTTAAACAGGTGTGTTGTGGGGGGCATGAAGTTGAGAGACTACAGGGGTTTGGCTCTTTGGGGTTAAGACGCCAGCCCTGCGCTCTCCCCGTCTCTCCTTGGCTAGGTGTTCCGTGTGTATGAGGGCCAACAGCCAGGCACCCGCAAGGTGAGTCTCGTTGGCCCTCCCCCAGCCATCTTTCCCCAGCCCTGAACCCACGGGTTTTCAGTGAGCTAAATGACACGTGCTTGGGTGAACATTATCCCCTCCAGACTTCGCTGTGGGCAGCCAAGTAATAGTTCTTCCCTGGAGACCTTAGAGCTTGGAATCCGGGGTGGAGAATAAGAACAAATGATGGAGACAATAGGGTCACAGGTGTGTGAAAAATGCTTGTACTAGGTTTTGTGGTTTATGAGAGTTTTCCATTCTGTCTGGGAGGCAAAGATCAGGAAAGGCTGCTTAGAAGCAGCAGCTGGTAATCTGGTTTTAAGAAATGAATCATTATCTCCAGGTCTGGAAGGGGAGTCTGCAGCAAGAATGTTGCTACAAGCAAAGTGTGAGCAAAGCTGGTGTAACTCGGAGTGCTGCGCGCAGGGACACATTTGATGGGCAGGGCCTGCGCAGGCCAGTCAGGGCCAGGGGCACCAGGCCACGAAAGCATTTTTGGTGGAGAGAGAAGTCCATTTGTATCTTAGGGAGAGTACCTTGGGCTGCCATTTAGAGTTGACCGAAGGTGTAGATAATGGAGACCAGCTGGAAGCTTTACCGC encodes the following:
- the MUTYH gene encoding adenine DNA glycosylase yields the protein MGAARRARGPIGWRHGVGATPPERVGSRARETEREAIMKKPRTAVRSHHRKQASHQEGKKKCVLSSSRVKPSTPNDLARRQKDVVLQAFSPYHLFRDTAEVTVFREKLLSWYDREKRDLPWRRRAEGEVDLDRRAYAVWVSEVMLQQTQVATVIDYYTRWMQKWPTLQDLASASLEEVNQLWAGLGYYSRARRLQEGARKVVEELGGHVPRTAETLQQFLPGVGRYTAGAIASIAFGQAAGVVDGNVVRVLCRVRAIGADPSSTLVSQHLWSLAQQLVDPARPGDSNQAAMELGATVCTPQHPRCSQCPVQSLCRAHWRVEREQRLALQNLPGSPDVEECAPSTGQCQLCAPPMEPWDQTLGVTNFPRKASRRPPREECSAVCVLEQPRARGGPRILLVQRPSSGLLAGLWEFPCVTAEPSGPCEREALLGELQRWAGPLPATHLQHLGQVVHTFSHIKLTYQVYSLALDGHTPVTVTPPGARWLTREEFHTAAVSTAMKKVFRVYEGQQPGTRKGSKRSPESTPSSRKRPGPGQQVLDNFFRPHLPTDAPHLNSTAQ